Proteins found in one Streptomyces sp. CB09001 genomic segment:
- a CDS encoding DUF5819 family protein: MDAYDKGSDARQGQGQGRQRQGGPGGEAGPEETGGPAGAAEPAEPAEPAEPAEPAELAEHAEPGRPAERATTAEQAGAAEAAGASGAVGTSADAGVAGPAGVAGPAGVAGPAGVAGSAGPAGVAGPTGVAALSPRYQVGAVVALAVVAVAVCAHIGLVFLHVAPSNTLTKQHGSVVDEWVFPEFEQNWKLFAPNPLQQNVSVQLRAEVSTADGEIRTTRWYDLSAEDGRAIDGNPLPSHTQQNELRRAWDFFVASHDSEDRPVGLRGTLAEAYLRRIALLRLDRDGAAAPGDVVERVQYRSRTTNVEPPPWSGEKISDRPTVRELPWWSVAAETRDTGAGRSGQSEQEGGAA; the protein is encoded by the coding sequence ATGGACGCGTACGACAAGGGCTCGGACGCCCGGCAGGGGCAGGGGCAGGGGCGGCAGCGGCAGGGCGGGCCGGGCGGCGAAGCGGGCCCGGAGGAGACCGGCGGACCGGCCGGGGCCGCTGAGCCCGCCGAGCCCGCTGAGCCGGCCGAGCCGGCCGAGCCCGCCGAGTTGGCCGAGCACGCCGAGCCGGGTCGGCCCGCCGAGCGCGCCACGACTGCCGAGCAGGCCGGTGCTGCCGAGGCGGCCGGGGCCTCCGGAGCCGTCGGGACGTCCGCGGACGCCGGGGTCGCCGGGCCCGCCGGGGTCGCCGGGCCCGCCGGGGTCGCCGGGCCCGCCGGGGTCGCCGGGTCCGCCGGGCCCGCCGGGGTCGCCGGGCCCACGGGGGTCGCCGCGCTCTCCCCGCGCTACCAGGTCGGTGCCGTGGTCGCCCTCGCGGTGGTCGCGGTCGCCGTCTGTGCCCACATAGGCCTGGTGTTCCTGCACGTGGCCCCGTCCAACACCCTGACCAAGCAGCACGGCTCCGTGGTGGACGAGTGGGTCTTCCCCGAGTTCGAGCAGAACTGGAAGCTCTTCGCTCCCAACCCCCTCCAGCAGAACGTCTCCGTCCAGCTCCGCGCGGAGGTCAGCACGGCGGACGGCGAGATACGGACGACCCGCTGGTACGACCTGTCGGCGGAGGACGGCCGGGCCATCGACGGCAACCCGCTGCCGAGCCACACCCAGCAGAACGAACTGCGCCGGGCCTGGGACTTCTTCGTCGCCAGCCACGACTCCGAGGACCGTCCGGTGGGCCTGCGGGGCACCCTCGCCGAGGCGTATCTGCGGCGCATCGCGCTCCTGCGCCTGGACCGTGACGGCGCCGCCGCGCCCGGGGACGTCGTCGAGCGCGTCCAGTACCGTTCCCGGACGACCAACGTGGAGCCGCCCCCGTGGAGCGGTGAGAAGATCTCCGACCGTCCGACCGTCCGCGAGCTGCCCTGGTGGTCCGTGGCCGCGGAGACCCGGGACACGGGCGCGGGGCGCTCCGGGCAGTCCGAGCAGGAAGGGGGCGCCGCGTGA
- a CDS encoding rhodanese-like domain-containing protein, producing the protein MPTVGIEDLKDGDFLLDVREDDEWQAGHAAGALHIPLSEFVARYGELTEAAPQDGRVHVLCRVGGRSAQVTMYLVQQGVDAVNVDGGMQEWAAAGRPVVDDKGGPGHVL; encoded by the coding sequence GTGCCCACGGTCGGGATCGAAGATCTCAAGGACGGCGACTTCCTGCTGGACGTCCGCGAGGACGACGAGTGGCAGGCGGGTCATGCCGCCGGGGCGCTGCACATTCCCCTCAGCGAGTTCGTGGCCCGCTACGGAGAGCTGACCGAGGCCGCGCCGCAGGACGGCCGGGTGCACGTGCTCTGCCGTGTCGGGGGCCGTTCGGCGCAGGTCACCATGTATCTGGTCCAGCAGGGCGTCGACGCGGTGAACGTCGACGGCGGCATGCAGGAGTGGGCCGCGGCCGGGCGTCCCGTGGTGGACGACAAGGGCGGGCCGGGGCACGTTCTCTAG